A region of Desulfuromonas sp. TF DNA encodes the following proteins:
- the thyX gene encoding FAD-dependent thymidylate synthase has protein sequence MLVQLLTHTPEPEQVVAAAARLCYSASSIDQLLEKSRSDREVFLNKILALGHFSVLEHASFTFGIEGISRACSHQLVRHRLASYAQQSQRYVSYKERFAAVTPPSVADQPELNKRYEALLTEIHQVYREFIDAGIPAEDARFVLPNAAATKLVLTMNARELFLFFNLRCCRRAQWEIRAMAKEMLRLARRSAPLIFAGAGPGCLKGTCPEGPMSCGAAAEVRREYKELS, from the coding sequence ATGCTCGTTCAGCTCTTAACCCATACTCCCGAGCCTGAGCAAGTCGTCGCCGCTGCGGCACGGCTTTGCTATTCGGCCTCCTCCATAGACCAGTTGCTGGAAAAGAGCCGTTCGGACCGGGAGGTCTTCCTCAACAAGATCCTCGCTCTCGGCCACTTTTCCGTTCTGGAGCACGCCTCTTTTACCTTCGGCATTGAGGGAATAAGCCGGGCCTGCTCCCATCAATTGGTTCGTCACCGTCTGGCTTCCTATGCCCAGCAGAGTCAGCGTTATGTCTCGTACAAGGAGCGTTTCGCCGCCGTTACTCCTCCTTCGGTCGCCGATCAGCCCGAACTCAATAAGCGATACGAGGCTCTTCTGACGGAGATCCATCAGGTATACCGCGAGTTCATCGACGCCGGCATTCCGGCCGAAGACGCCAGGTTCGTACTGCCCAATGCCGCTGCCACCAAGCTGGTCCTGACTATGAATGCCAGGGAGCTCTTTCTTTTTTTCAACCTGCGCTGCTGCAGGCGGGCCCAATGGGAGATCAGGGCCATGGCTAAGGAAATGCTGCGCCTGGCGCGTCGGTCCGCTCCCCTGATCTTTGCCGGCGCCGGGCCCGGCTGCCTGAAGGGAACCTGTCCCGAAGGGCCGATGAGCTGCGGCGCAGCGGCGGAAGTACGCAGGGAATACAAGGAACTGTCGTAA
- the rpmE gene encoding 50S ribosomal protein L31: MKEGIHPRYESISVKCHCGNTFETRSTKKDDITTEICSACHPFFTGKQKLIDTAGRIERFRKKYGQGK, encoded by the coding sequence ATGAAAGAAGGTATCCATCCCCGCTACGAGTCCATCAGCGTCAAGTGTCATTGCGGCAACACCTTTGAGACCCGCTCGACCAAGAAAGACGACATCACTACTGAGATCTGCTCGGCTTGCCACCCTTTCTTTACCGGCAAGCAGAAACTGATCGATACCGCGGGCCGCATCGAGCGTTTCCGCAAGAAGTACGGTCAGGGCAAGTAA
- the cysD gene encoding sulfate adenylyltransferase subunit CysD, producing MNMKMTHLRQLEAESIHIIREVAAEFENPVMLYSIGKDSAVMLHLARKAFYPANPPFPLMHVDTTWKFREMIEFRDRMAHECGFDLLIHTNEEGVRQGVSPFTHGSALYTDIMKTEGLKQALNKYKFDAAFGGARRDEEKSRAKERIFSFRTASHRWDPKCQRPELWNIYNARVRPGESIRAFPLSNWTELDVWQYIYLENIPIVPLYYAAVRPVVERDGMLIMADDERLQLRPGEKVEMKSVRFRTLGCYPLTGAVESTAATLPEIIQEMLLTRTSERQGRLIDHDQAGSMEKKKQEGYF from the coding sequence ATGAACATGAAAATGACCCATCTGCGGCAGCTCGAGGCGGAGAGCATCCATATCATCCGGGAGGTCGCGGCCGAATTCGAAAACCCGGTGATGCTCTACTCCATCGGCAAGGATTCCGCTGTGATGCTCCACCTGGCGCGCAAAGCCTTCTATCCTGCCAATCCCCCCTTTCCGCTGATGCATGTGGATACCACCTGGAAATTCCGGGAGATGATCGAGTTCCGCGACCGGATGGCGCACGAATGCGGTTTTGACCTGCTCATACACACCAACGAGGAAGGAGTCAGACAAGGGGTCTCCCCCTTCACTCATGGCTCGGCCCTCTATACAGACATCATGAAGACCGAGGGGCTCAAGCAGGCACTGAACAAATACAAGTTCGACGCTGCCTTCGGCGGCGCCCGGCGTGATGAGGAGAAATCCCGGGCCAAGGAGCGGATCTTCTCTTTCCGCACCGCCAGTCACCGATGGGACCCCAAATGCCAGCGCCCCGAGCTGTGGAACATTTACAACGCACGGGTCCGCCCCGGCGAGAGCATCCGCGCTTTTCCGCTGTCCAATTGGACCGAGCTCGACGTCTGGCAGTACATCTACCTGGAGAATATCCCCATCGTTCCTCTGTATTACGCGGCGGTGCGGCCGGTGGTGGAGCGCGACGGGATGCTGATCATGGCCGACGACGAACGCCTGCAGCTGCGCCCCGGAGAAAAGGTCGAAATGAAATCGGTACGCTTCCGCACCCTGGGGTGCTATCCCCTGACCGGAGCCGTCGAATCCACGGCTGCCACCCTCCCCGAGATCATCCAGGAGATGCTCCTCACCCGCACCTCCGAGCGCCAGGGCCGCCTTATCGACCACGACCAGGCGGGATCGATGGAGAAGAAGAAGCAGGAAGGATATTTCTAG
- a CDS encoding ammonium transporter translates to MESAISSLRHGGDVLFLMLGAVMVFAMHAGFAFLEVGTVRKKSQVNAFVKILSDWSVSTVVYFLIGYPIAYGINFFQPAAGLLGDNNGFELVRFFFLLCFAACIPAIISGGIAERARFWPQVLAGAIFVGITYPLFESFIWGRNSETLQGFFESAFGAPFHDFAGSVVVHSMGGWLALPAILFLGPRMGRFVRQKSQAIPISNIPFLALGSWILAVGWFGFNVMSAQSLEGISGLVAVNSLMAMVGGVLFALVASRNDPGFVHNGALAGLIAICAGSDLVHPLAAFIMGGIGALIFVYGFQWEQERLRIDDVLGVWPLHGIIGTWGGIAAGIFGGPFFGGLGGVTFLSQLAGSLMAVFYALVTGAIVYGLVSRLVGFRMSDEAEFTGPDLAIHQIHAYPEDHVK, encoded by the coding sequence ATGGAGTCTGCCATCTCATCCCTTCGCCATGGCGGCGATGTGCTGTTTCTCATGCTCGGGGCGGTCATGGTCTTTGCCATGCACGCCGGATTCGCTTTCCTTGAAGTGGGTACCGTCCGTAAAAAGAGTCAGGTCAACGCTTTCGTCAAGATTCTCTCCGACTGGTCGGTATCCACAGTCGTTTATTTCCTGATCGGATATCCCATCGCCTACGGCATCAACTTCTTCCAGCCCGCCGCCGGGCTGCTGGGCGACAACAACGGATTTGAGCTGGTCCGTTTCTTCTTTCTTCTCTGTTTTGCCGCCTGCATTCCCGCCATTATTTCAGGCGGAATTGCCGAGCGAGCCCGCTTCTGGCCCCAAGTTCTGGCCGGGGCGATTTTCGTCGGCATTACTTACCCTCTCTTCGAGTCATTCATCTGGGGACGGAACAGCGAAACCCTGCAGGGCTTTTTCGAATCGGCATTCGGCGCCCCTTTCCATGATTTTGCCGGCAGTGTGGTGGTCCACTCCATGGGAGGGTGGCTCGCCCTGCCGGCCATTCTCTTCCTGGGTCCCCGCATGGGGCGTTTCGTGAGGCAAAAAAGCCAGGCCATCCCGATCAGCAATATCCCCTTTCTGGCCCTCGGGAGCTGGATTCTGGCCGTAGGATGGTTCGGCTTCAATGTCATGAGTGCGCAGAGTTTGGAGGGGATTTCCGGGCTGGTGGCGGTCAACTCCCTGATGGCCATGGTCGGCGGCGTTCTCTTCGCCCTGGTGGCGAGTCGCAACGATCCCGGTTTTGTTCACAACGGAGCACTGGCGGGTCTGATTGCCATCTGTGCAGGCTCGGACCTCGTCCATCCCCTGGCGGCATTTATCATGGGGGGGATCGGCGCGCTGATCTTCGTTTACGGGTTCCAGTGGGAGCAGGAGCGTCTGCGAATCGACGATGTCCTGGGGGTGTGGCCTCTACACGGCATCATCGGGACATGGGGCGGAATCGCCGCGGGCATTTTCGGCGGCCCGTTTTTCGGTGGCCTGGGGGGGGTGACTTTCCTGAGTCAGTTGGCCGGCAGTCTCATGGCCGTCTTCTATGCCCTGGTTACGGGTGCGATCGTCTATGGGCTGGTCAGCCGTCTTGTCGGCTTCAGGATGTCCGACGAGGCGGAGTTTACGGGACCCGATCTGGCCATTCACCAGATTCACGCGTATCCGGAAGATCATGTCAAGTAG
- a CDS encoding phosphoadenylyl-sulfate reductase, protein MENIAMQIRPSELTTENSPMEILRAGVEMAGGPVALACSFSVEDVVIIDMLHQTASPATVFALDTGRLNEETYEVAEAVSERYGIGIDWYFPRREDVENMVRGKGPYSFRETLESRHECCRIRKMEPLQRALQGLSGWITGLRREQSVTRSDLSPIETDHGNGGILKINPLIGWSEKEVWEYAEQHRIPTNRLHRQGYPSIGCAPCTRAVAPGEHPRAGRWWWENPEHKECGLHRR, encoded by the coding sequence ATGGAAAACATCGCTATGCAGATCCGCCCTTCCGAGCTGACGACTGAAAACTCTCCGATGGAGATCCTCCGTGCCGGGGTTGAAATGGCCGGAGGGCCGGTCGCCCTGGCCTGCTCTTTCAGCGTCGAAGACGTGGTAATCATTGACATGCTGCACCAGACGGCGTCGCCGGCTACGGTTTTCGCGCTGGATACCGGTCGCCTGAACGAAGAAACTTATGAGGTCGCCGAGGCGGTGAGCGAACGCTACGGGATCGGCATCGACTGGTATTTCCCCCGGCGGGAGGACGTCGAGAACATGGTACGCGGAAAAGGGCCCTACTCTTTCCGCGAAACCCTTGAGAGCCGTCACGAATGCTGCCGCATTCGCAAGATGGAGCCTCTGCAGCGGGCGCTGCAGGGCCTCTCGGGATGGATCACCGGCCTGCGCCGCGAGCAGAGCGTCACCCGCAGCGACCTCTCCCCCATCGAAACCGACCACGGCAACGGCGGCATTCTCAAGATCAATCCGCTGATCGGGTGGAGCGAGAAAGAGGTCTGGGAGTACGCCGAACAGCATCGAATTCCGACCAACCGCCTGCACAGACAGGGCTATCCCTCCATCGGCTGCGCTCCCTGCACCCGGGCTGTGGCACCCGGCGAACATCCCCGGGCCGGGCGCTGGTGGTGGGAGAATCCGGAGCACAAAGAGTGCGGCCTGCACCGACGTTAG
- a CDS encoding response regulator, with product MTQKRIVVIDDSKLVLAIATEALEGAGFEVLTTDSGIEANQFIYSSRRPDLILIDVMMPLLNGDRKVRLLKERESSRHIPIILMSTKARDELEQLTRESGADGYIQKPFDEASLVQQVDRILAA from the coding sequence ATGACACAAAAACGCATCGTCGTCATCGATGACAGCAAGCTGGTTCTGGCCATTGCAACCGAGGCCCTTGAAGGAGCCGGTTTTGAGGTTCTCACCACCGATTCGGGTATTGAAGCCAATCAGTTCATCTACTCTTCCCGACGCCCGGACCTCATCCTGATTGACGTCATGATGCCCCTGCTCAACGGCGACCGGAAGGTGCGTCTGCTCAAAGAACGGGAAAGCAGCCGCCATATACCGATCATCCTCATGTCGACCAAGGCCCGGGACGAACTGGAGCAGCTCACACGGGAATCCGGCGCCGACGGATATATTCAGAAACCCTTCGACGAAGCATCCCTGGTGCAACAGGTTGATCGCATTCTGGCCGCCTGA
- the rho gene encoding transcription termination factor Rho: MNLKELKEKKITDLTAIAKELKLEGAAGMRKQDLIFAILNATAEKKGAIFGEGVLEILPDGFGFLRAPDANYLPGPDDIYVSPSQIRRFSLRTGDTVSGQIRPPKEGERYFALLKVSEVNFEDPAVARDKTLFDNLTPLYPEERIYLETTPTNLPMRVMDLAAPIGKGQRGLIVAPPRTGKTMLLQNIANSITTNHPEVYLIVLLIDERPEEVTDMQRSVKGEVISSTFDEPATRHVQVAEMVIEKAKRLVEHKRDVVILLDSITRLARAYNTVVPPSGKILSGGVDSNALHKPKRFFGAARNIEEGGSLTIIATALIDTGSKMDEVIFEEFKGTGNMELQLDRRLVDKRTFPAIDINKSGTRREELLVNKVSLQRIWLLRKVLSSMNVVDSMEFLLEKLAETKGNGEFLDSMNQ; the protein is encoded by the coding sequence ATGAACCTGAAGGAACTCAAAGAGAAAAAGATCACCGACCTGACGGCGATCGCCAAGGAACTGAAGCTAGAAGGGGCGGCGGGGATGCGCAAGCAGGACCTCATTTTCGCCATTCTCAACGCCACCGCAGAGAAAAAGGGGGCCATCTTCGGCGAAGGAGTTCTGGAAATTCTTCCCGACGGGTTCGGTTTTCTGAGGGCGCCCGATGCCAATTACCTCCCCGGGCCCGACGACATCTACGTTTCTCCTTCCCAGATCCGGCGCTTCAGTCTGCGGACCGGCGACACGGTCTCCGGCCAGATTCGGCCGCCCAAGGAGGGGGAGCGCTACTTCGCCCTGCTCAAGGTCTCCGAGGTCAACTTTGAAGACCCCGCCGTGGCACGGGATAAAACCCTCTTCGACAACCTGACGCCTCTCTATCCCGAGGAGCGCATCTACCTCGAAACGACTCCCACCAACCTGCCGATGCGGGTCATGGATCTTGCCGCGCCGATCGGCAAGGGGCAGCGCGGACTGATCGTCGCCCCTCCCCGCACCGGCAAGACCATGCTGCTGCAGAACATCGCCAACTCGATAACCACCAACCATCCCGAAGTCTATCTCATCGTCCTGCTGATCGATGAGCGGCCCGAGGAGGTGACGGACATGCAGCGCAGCGTCAAGGGCGAGGTGATCTCCTCTACCTTCGACGAGCCGGCCACCCGCCACGTCCAGGTGGCCGAAATGGTCATCGAGAAGGCCAAGCGCCTGGTCGAGCACAAGCGCGACGTGGTCATCCTGCTCGACTCGATCACCCGCCTGGCCCGGGCCTACAACACGGTGGTGCCCCCCTCGGGCAAAATCCTCTCCGGCGGTGTCGACTCCAACGCCCTGCACAAGCCCAAGCGATTCTTCGGCGCCGCCCGCAACATCGAAGAGGGGGGAAGCCTGACGATCATCGCCACCGCGCTCATCGACACGGGGAGCAAGATGGACGAGGTGATCTTCGAGGAGTTCAAGGGGACCGGCAACATGGAGCTGCAGCTTGACCGGCGCCTGGTCGACAAGCGGACCTTCCCCGCCATCGACATCAACAAGTCGGGAACCCGCCGCGAGGAGCTGCTGGTCAACAAGGTCTCCCTTCAGCGCATCTGGCTGCTGCGCAAGGTCCTCTCCTCCATGAACGTGGTTGACAGCATGGAATTCCTGTTGGAAAAACTCGCCGAAACCAAGGGCAACGGAGAATTTCTCGACTCCATGAACCAGTAG
- the gluQRS gene encoding tRNA glutamyl-Q(34) synthetase GluQRS gives MYPDDQMRHVTGRFAPSPTGPLHVGSLVAAVGSYCLARRSGGRWLVRMEDLDAPRIVPGAAEQILRTLEVLGLEWDGAVVWQSRRKERYEAAMQRLREKGLVFDCACSRREVLASAPHSGEEGPVYPGTCRQGIPRGRRPRALRLRVPEEMFCFSDGVFGRVEQHLASAVGDFVLRRADGLFAYQLAVVVDDADAGVNQVVRGADLLASTPRQIFLHCALGTEVPGYIHLPLVLTADGEKLSKRHGAVSVGTAGQAGMLLWRVLAFLGQEPPASLHAAPAREVLAWGTAHFDPSRVSRQPRQWGTTGGDRDG, from the coding sequence ATGTACCCTGACGATCAGATGCGGCATGTGACAGGGCGCTTCGCTCCGAGCCCTACGGGTCCCTTGCACGTCGGTTCGCTGGTGGCGGCGGTGGGGAGCTATTGTCTTGCCCGTCGTTCGGGGGGGCGTTGGCTGGTGCGGATGGAAGATCTCGACGCTCCCAGAATTGTTCCAGGCGCCGCCGAACAGATTCTGCGCACCCTGGAGGTGTTGGGATTGGAGTGGGACGGGGCGGTGGTCTGGCAGAGCCGCCGTAAGGAAAGATATGAGGCCGCCATGCAGCGGCTGCGGGAAAAAGGTCTGGTCTTCGATTGCGCCTGCTCCCGGCGGGAGGTCCTGGCCAGTGCTCCCCATTCCGGTGAGGAGGGTCCTGTTTATCCGGGGACCTGCCGCCAGGGGATTCCCCGGGGTCGGCGACCCCGGGCTCTGCGTCTGCGGGTTCCGGAAGAGATGTTCTGCTTCTCCGATGGGGTTTTCGGACGGGTTGAGCAGCACCTCGCCAGTGCCGTGGGGGATTTTGTTCTGCGCCGGGCCGATGGCCTTTTCGCTTATCAGCTTGCGGTTGTCGTGGACGATGCCGATGCCGGAGTGAACCAGGTGGTTCGGGGGGCCGACCTGCTCGCCTCAACTCCGAGGCAGATTTTTCTCCACTGTGCCTTGGGAACCGAGGTTCCTGGATATATCCACCTGCCTCTGGTATTGACGGCCGATGGAGAAAAACTCAGCAAACGCCACGGCGCGGTTTCGGTCGGGACAGCCGGGCAGGCCGGCATGCTGCTCTGGCGGGTTCTGGCCTTCCTGGGACAGGAGCCTCCGGCCTCTCTCCATGCGGCTCCGGCACGGGAGGTGCTTGCCTGGGGGACGGCCCATTTTGATCCCTCACGGGTATCCCGGCAGCCTCGGCAGTGGGGGACAACTGGTGGTGATCGCGACGGATGA
- a CDS encoding DUF2061 domain-containing protein, with translation METTRRSIAKALSWRILATVITSVLVLVITGKGELAATVGLADTSIKFFVYFGHERLWNRINYGREQKQPEYSI, from the coding sequence ATGGAAACGACGCGGCGCAGCATTGCCAAAGCACTCTCCTGGCGGATCCTTGCCACCGTGATCACATCGGTTCTTGTTTTAGTCATTACCGGCAAGGGCGAATTAGCCGCCACCGTCGGACTGGCGGATACCAGCATCAAATTCTTTGTCTACTTCGGCCATGAGCGGCTGTGGAATCGTATCAATTACGGCCGGGAGCAGAAGCAGCCTGAGTACTCCATCTGA
- a CDS encoding Rrf2 family transcriptional regulator: MFITRATEYAIRALLYLAKQPRGEIVFKKDICKSQDITPAFLTKILQPLIKEGIVASQRGVGGGFYLAKDPGEVSLLDVVRAEEGPLSLNQCLVEAGSCERSVFCPVHGAWQEVRDEMATILERHTFARLVQQEEEKRQSHASRGPEHRKKPA, translated from the coding sequence GTGTTCATAACCCGCGCTACGGAGTATGCCATACGCGCCCTGCTCTATCTAGCGAAGCAGCCGCGGGGCGAGATCGTCTTCAAGAAAGATATCTGCAAGTCCCAGGACATCACACCGGCCTTTCTCACCAAAATCCTTCAACCGTTAATCAAAGAGGGTATCGTCGCTTCCCAGCGAGGGGTCGGAGGCGGCTTCTATCTGGCCAAAGACCCGGGCGAGGTTTCCCTGCTCGACGTGGTCAGGGCCGAAGAGGGCCCCCTGTCCCTGAATCAGTGCCTCGTCGAGGCGGGAAGCTGCGAACGGAGCGTTTTCTGCCCCGTACACGGGGCCTGGCAGGAAGTGCGGGACGAAATGGCCACCATTCTGGAGCGCCACACCTTTGCACGCCTGGTTCAGCAGGAAGAAGAAAAACGGCAGTCCCATGCATCTCGGGGGCCTGAACATCGAAAAAAACCTGCCTGA